In Clostridium sporogenes, one genomic interval encodes:
- a CDS encoding Fe-S-containing hydro-lyase: MKIKINTPLTEDKIKGLKAGDMVLITGTIYTARDAAHKRLISALEEGKNLPFEVKNSIIYYVGPTPAKPGMEIGAAGPTTSYRMDTYTPKLLNLGLKGMIGKGKRSKEVIESIVKNKAVYFGAIGGAAALISKSIKKSEVIAYEDLDSEAIRKLEVENLPVTVIIDSKGNNLYEAGVENYLKSL; the protein is encoded by the coding sequence ATGAAAATAAAAATAAATACTCCATTAACTGAGGATAAAATCAAGGGCTTAAAAGCAGGAGATATGGTCTTAATTACAGGTACAATATATACAGCTAGAGATGCAGCACATAAAAGATTAATTAGTGCTTTAGAAGAAGGAAAGAATCTACCCTTTGAAGTGAAAAATTCAATAATATATTATGTTGGGCCTACTCCAGCTAAGCCTGGTATGGAAATAGGAGCAGCAGGACCAACTACAAGTTATAGGATGGATACATACACGCCCAAACTATTGAATTTAGGATTAAAGGGTATGATAGGTAAAGGTAAAAGGTCTAAAGAGGTTATAGAATCTATAGTAAAAAATAAAGCAGTATATTTTGGAGCAATAGGTGGAGCAGCAGCTTTAATATCTAAAAGTATAAAAAAATCAGAAGTTATAGCTTATGAAGACTTAGATTCAGAAGCTATTAGAAAGTTAGAAGTAGAAAATTTACCCGTTACTGTTATAATAGATTCTAAAGGAAATAATTTGTATGAAGCCGGGGTAGAAAATTATTTGAAAAGTTTATAA
- a CDS encoding tetratricopeptide repeat protein: protein MRKDNKFGKGFWSKFSAKAKLSIFIVLSIVAIFSIYYNNLKQSQNNNINKNTENNTSIKLESKDKKKNKDSKSKINKELEEKCEKGKKLFFDKKYDEAIKVQDEVIKEDSNFYKAYNIKGIALCYSGNFQEGMKNIDKSLDINPDYGYARFNKALAYELYERFDEALKWYDKALDIEKYEWSYYGKASIYGRRGDVKNTVQCLKKAIEISPGVKEEAKHEEDFEPVKNSQEFKALIK from the coding sequence ATGAGAAAAGACAATAAATTTGGAAAGGGTTTTTGGAGTAAATTCTCAGCAAAGGCTAAATTAAGTATATTTATAGTATTATCTATAGTAGCTATATTTAGTATTTATTACAATAATTTAAAGCAATCTCAAAATAATAATATTAATAAAAACACAGAGAATAACACTTCTATAAAATTAGAAAGTAAAGATAAAAAAAAGAATAAAGATAGTAAAAGTAAAATTAATAAAGAATTAGAGGAAAAATGTGAAAAAGGTAAGAAACTATTTTTTGATAAAAAATATGATGAAGCCATAAAAGTTCAAGATGAAGTTATAAAAGAAGACAGTAATTTTTATAAGGCATATAACATAAAAGGGATAGCATTATGTTATAGTGGAAATTTTCAAGAAGGTATGAAGAATATAGATAAATCATTAGATATAAATCCTGATTATGGATATGCTAGGTTTAATAAAGCTTTAGCTTATGAATTATATGAAAGGTTTGACGAAGCTTTAAAATGGTATGATAAAGCTTTAGACATAGAAAAATATGAATGGAGTTATTATGGCAAAGCAAGTATTTATGGAAGAAGAGGGGACGTAAAGAATACAGTTCAATGCTTAAAAAAAGCTATAGAGATTTCTCCAGGAGTAAAAGAAGAAGCTAAACATGAAGAAGATTTTGAACCGGTAAAAAATTCCCAGGAATTTAAAGCTTTAATAAAATAG
- a CDS encoding sigma 54-interacting transcriptional regulator → MYKNNIVVPINNGIHTRIAAMIVHKATEIKNKYGLDLYIKRMDSREPLAISMLALISLKIKKHEIIEISCNSTSSKAESAVLELCDFINYDISKENPTSKLDDIIEENTIAYDQIFTNIPIGILVIDKNSKITMANDYSLKIIGYSLKDILGKNIKDIIPSSELPDIIKNKCYHKGKTQYMDNRILITNRSPIYFNDKILGAISVFQDISELIGIKELNEKFKKILEASHDLICFVDENGKIIYVNPSYKKHFSINSKDIIGKDIKESSPNSLIMEVFNTKKPKENVIYNKDNINIISTIEPIFIDNEFKGVISISKTVDELRDLTLKLTESEEKLMYYKNELTRHLPLSSSFKSIIGWNSSLKDCLSIAEKASKSTSTVLVRGESGTGKEIIANAIHDNSSRKNRPFVRVNCAAIPENLLESELFGFEKGAFTGAIKKKPGKFNIADGGTIFLDEIGDLPISMQVKLLRVLQEKEFESVGGIKTQKVDVRIIAATNRNLEDMIKDNTFREDLYYRLNVLNISLPPLRHRKQDINLLVEHFINKINPKLNKNIAGINKGALLKLQQYDWPGNIRELENIVERAMNMCDKSIITVKDLPFYISNNSFDDSYNFTINEDNLKTLEEYEKEIITLAMKKYKSFNKAGKALGITHRTVSLKCKKYNINPEIYK, encoded by the coding sequence ATGTATAAAAACAATATAGTAGTTCCTATTAATAATGGCATACATACAAGAATAGCTGCTATGATAGTTCATAAAGCCACAGAAATAAAAAACAAATATGGCCTAGACCTCTATATAAAAAGAATGGATTCCAGAGAACCTTTAGCTATTAGTATGTTAGCTTTGATTTCTTTAAAAATAAAGAAACATGAAATAATAGAAATATCCTGTAATAGTACTTCTTCTAAAGCTGAAAGTGCAGTTTTAGAATTATGTGATTTTATTAATTATGATATATCAAAGGAGAATCCTACATCAAAACTAGATGATATTATAGAAGAAAACACTATAGCCTATGATCAAATATTTACTAATATTCCTATAGGCATATTAGTAATAGATAAAAATAGTAAAATTACTATGGCTAATGACTATTCTTTAAAAATTATAGGTTATTCTTTAAAAGATATATTAGGTAAAAATATCAAGGATATAATACCAAGTTCTGAGTTACCTGATATAATTAAAAATAAATGCTATCATAAAGGTAAAACCCAATACATGGACAATAGAATATTGATAACTAATAGATCTCCTATATATTTTAACGATAAAATTTTAGGTGCTATAAGTGTATTTCAGGATATTTCTGAACTTATAGGCATAAAAGAGCTAAACGAGAAATTCAAAAAAATATTAGAAGCTTCCCACGACTTAATTTGTTTTGTAGATGAGAACGGTAAAATAATATATGTTAATCCCTCTTACAAAAAACATTTTTCTATAAATTCTAAAGACATTATTGGTAAAGATATAAAAGAGTCTTCACCAAACAGTCTTATAATGGAAGTATTTAATACTAAAAAACCAAAGGAAAATGTAATCTATAATAAAGATAATATAAATATTATATCTACTATAGAACCTATTTTTATTGATAATGAATTTAAAGGTGTAATCTCTATATCAAAAACTGTAGATGAGTTAAGAGATCTAACATTAAAACTAACAGAATCTGAAGAAAAACTTATGTACTATAAAAATGAATTAACCAGACATTTACCCTTAAGTTCTTCCTTTAAGTCTATAATAGGCTGGAATAGCTCTCTAAAAGATTGTTTATCTATAGCAGAAAAAGCCTCTAAATCAACTTCTACTGTCCTTGTTAGAGGGGAAAGTGGTACCGGCAAAGAAATCATAGCTAATGCTATACATGATAATAGTTCTAGAAAAAATAGACCTTTTGTTAGAGTAAACTGCGCAGCCATACCAGAAAATCTTTTAGAAAGTGAGCTTTTTGGTTTTGAAAAAGGAGCCTTTACAGGGGCTATAAAAAAGAAACCTGGTAAATTTAATATTGCAGATGGAGGTACAATTTTTTTAGATGAAATAGGTGATCTACCTATTTCTATGCAAGTAAAACTACTAAGAGTTCTTCAAGAAAAAGAGTTTGAAAGTGTGGGAGGAATTAAAACTCAAAAGGTAGATGTTAGAATAATTGCTGCTACTAATAGAAATTTAGAAGATATGATTAAAGATAATACCTTCAGAGAAGATCTTTATTACAGACTAAATGTTTTAAATATATCCTTGCCACCTCTTCGTCATAGAAAGCAAGATATAAATCTTTTGGTAGAACACTTCATAAATAAAATTAATCCTAAACTTAATAAAAACATAGCAGGTATAAATAAAGGAGCTCTTTTAAAACTACAACAATACGATTGGCCTGGAAATATCCGTGAATTAGAAAACATTGTCGAAAGGGCTATGAATATGTGTGATAAATCCATAATAACTGTTAAAGATTTACCCTTTTATATATCTAATAACTCTTTTGATGATAGTTATAACTTTACTATAAATGAAGACAACTTAAAAACACTAGAAGAATATGAAAAAGAAATAATTACTTTAGCTATGAAAAAATATAAAAGTTTTAATAAGGCAGGTAAAGCCTTAGGTATAACTCACAGAACAGTATCTCTAAAATGTAAAAAGTATAATATAAACCCGGAAATTTATAAATAA
- the ptsP gene encoding phosphoenolpyruvate--protein phosphotransferase has protein sequence MMKKGIAASKGYAIGKIFIKEDINIEVVEKSIDDIEKEKERFKSALSNTRDQLERIKDKAQKEVGAEKAAVFDSHIMLLDDPEFAGAVEMNIESNKVNSEKVLQEVIDMYSSIFASMEDEYMRERGADIKDVGKRIMLNLMGKSVNSMDDLDKDTIIVAQDLTPSDTAQLDKDKVIAFLTNIGGRTSHSAIMARTLEIPAIVGMKDITESVKNGDVVIVDGTEGVVIINPDKKTIEKYEGSKKVFLKEKEELKKLINVETVTKAGKRVEVCGNIGKPQDVHQVLENGGEGVGLFRTEFLYMDRDNMPSEDEQFESYKYAVEKMEGKPVVIRTLDIGGDKKLPYLEMPEEMNPFLGYRAIRLCLDRKELFKVQLRALIRASAFGNLKIMFPMISSLSEFKAAKELLKECMNELKAEGKEFNENLETGIMVEIPAAAICADELAKHVDFFSIGTNDLIQYTLAADRMNEKISYLYDPMHPAVLRLIKMTIDAAHKEGKWCGMCGEMAGDENAIATLVEYGLDEYSMSASSILTAKKIIMNS, from the coding sequence ATGATGAAAAAAGGTATAGCTGCTTCAAAGGGATATGCTATAGGAAAGATTTTTATTAAGGAAGACATAAATATAGAAGTTGTAGAAAAGAGTATAGATGACATAGAGAAAGAAAAGGAAAGATTTAAAAGTGCATTAAGCAATACCAGAGATCAACTTGAAAGAATAAAGGATAAGGCGCAAAAGGAAGTAGGAGCGGAAAAAGCAGCAGTTTTTGATAGTCATATTATGTTATTAGATGATCCAGAATTTGCTGGAGCTGTAGAAATGAATATAGAATCTAATAAAGTTAATTCAGAAAAAGTACTTCAAGAAGTAATTGATATGTATAGTTCTATATTTGCTTCTATGGAAGACGAATACATGAGAGAAAGAGGAGCGGATATAAAGGACGTAGGTAAGAGAATAATGCTAAATCTTATGGGTAAATCAGTAAATAGTATGGACGATTTAGATAAAGATACCATAATAGTAGCTCAAGATTTGACTCCATCTGATACTGCTCAATTAGATAAAGATAAAGTAATAGCTTTTTTAACTAATATAGGTGGAAGGACTTCTCATAGTGCTATAATGGCTAGAACATTAGAAATACCAGCTATAGTTGGTATGAAAGATATAACTGAATCTGTTAAAAATGGTGACGTAGTAATAGTTGATGGAACTGAAGGTGTAGTAATAATAAATCCGGATAAAAAAACTATAGAAAAGTATGAAGGAAGTAAAAAAGTTTTTTTAAAAGAAAAAGAAGAATTAAAGAAACTTATAAATGTTGAAACTGTTACTAAAGCAGGAAAAAGAGTAGAAGTATGTGGAAATATAGGAAAACCTCAAGATGTTCATCAAGTATTAGAAAATGGCGGAGAAGGTGTAGGCCTTTTTAGAACAGAATTTTTATATATGGATAGAGATAATATGCCATCAGAAGATGAACAATTTGAATCTTATAAATATGCAGTAGAAAAAATGGAAGGAAAGCCTGTAGTTATAAGAACTTTAGATATAGGTGGAGATAAAAAACTTCCATATTTAGAAATGCCAGAAGAGATGAATCCTTTCCTAGGATATAGAGCTATAAGGTTATGCCTTGACAGAAAAGAGCTATTTAAAGTTCAATTAAGAGCATTAATTAGAGCATCAGCTTTTGGAAATTTAAAAATAATGTTTCCAATGATATCATCTTTATCTGAATTTAAGGCTGCTAAAGAATTGTTAAAAGAATGTATGAATGAGTTAAAAGCAGAGGGAAAAGAATTTAATGAAAATCTAGAAACCGGTATAATGGTAGAAATACCAGCAGCTGCTATATGTGCAGATGAACTTGCTAAACATGTAGATTTCTTTAGTATAGGTACTAATGATTTAATACAATATACATTAGCTGCAGATAGAATGAATGAAAAAATATCATATCTTTATGATCCAATGCATCCAGCAGTATTAAGATTAATAAAGATGACTATAGATGCAGCACACAAAGAAGGAAAATGGTGTGGAATGTGCGGAGAAATGGCTGGAGATGAAAATGCTATAGCAACTCTTGTGGAATATGGATTAGATGAGTATTCTATGAGTGCATCTTCTATCTTAACAGCCAAAAAAATAATTATGAATTCTTAA
- a CDS encoding DUF4652 domain-containing protein: MLKNKKIGLILITLIIFSFSVGCTKENKSSVENTKQEEQKVESNNNNDKEKDNKDNTETKNEEKKDEKEVSEKTKFSKIEKEEIVDKKFQGENNTEWKESEQKKYSAIVEGKGNNGEEEGIGKVYLKENNTNKLWLLKINEIKDQKSPKFLYWIDNENLLVIIGHGYGTVSKGGNLYCINVKNDTITPVYEAKDDKHEVISVEKVKDNSGETSLILTLNVYEDDNFVKSHKEEITISNDKVKEFIK; encoded by the coding sequence ATGTTAAAAAATAAGAAGATAGGACTAATACTAATTACCCTAATAATATTTAGTTTTTCAGTAGGATGTACTAAGGAGAATAAATCCTCAGTTGAAAATACTAAACAAGAAGAACAGAAGGTAGAATCTAATAATAATAATGATAAAGAGAAAGATAATAAGGATAATACTGAAACTAAAAATGAAGAAAAAAAAGATGAAAAAGAGGTTTCAGAAAAAACAAAGTTTTCTAAAATAGAAAAAGAAGAGATAGTAGATAAAAAATTTCAAGGGGAAAATAATACTGAATGGAAAGAGAGTGAGCAAAAAAAATACTCAGCTATTGTAGAAGGTAAAGGGAATAATGGGGAAGAAGAAGGAATAGGTAAAGTTTATTTAAAAGAAAACAATACTAATAAATTATGGTTGTTAAAAATCAATGAAATAAAAGATCAAAAGAGCCCTAAATTTTTATATTGGATAGATAATGAAAATTTATTAGTTATTATTGGTCATGGCTATGGAACAGTTTCTAAAGGTGGAAATTTATATTGTATAAATGTAAAGAATGATACTATTACTCCAGTATATGAAGCAAAAGATGATAAACATGAAGTAATATCTGTAGAAAAGGTAAAGGATAATTCAGGAGAAACAAGCTTAATATTAACATTAAATGTATATGAAGATGATAATTTTGTTAAATCACATAAAGAAGAAATTACTATTTCTAATGATAAAGTAAAAGAATTTATTAAATAA
- a CDS encoding tetratricopeptide repeat protein — protein sequence MNNEAKSRKIYAKALDNFNNGNIDKALDLCEKSISVDLKNNSAINLKGLLYYLKGDLISCKNLWKMNYHTNKDAVSYKYLQDAKLDEQFLKKYASAITLIKNNDIEGAKDLLKQCEKTDFNRINVCNNLAMCYIKLGKYNNALEYYQKALSIDKNNDMSINIKKELYKKGLIKKHKGKKILISILVISILSSASIYLFNKFNKPKNIGEIKNNKITSKENKNNSNIPKKEEVKKTETKKQEIKKEEKIDIQNLNNYIEKKNYIQLYNIYSNYKNKNLDVNSKSALVKAEKLLKEEGIEYFYNTAMVNANNKKYKESNDFLLKAYSLGNVNYLYPHIIYLLATNYETLNNISEAIRYYEIYVNSFVKSDYGDLVLYKLATLNEKIDDVKSKNYAKKLSQIYPQSMYNNSNIKRIINNN from the coding sequence ATGAATAATGAAGCTAAATCTAGAAAAATATACGCTAAGGCATTAGACAATTTTAATAATGGAAATATAGATAAGGCTCTAGATTTGTGTGAAAAAAGTATATCAGTGGATTTAAAAAATAATTCTGCCATAAATTTGAAGGGGTTATTGTATTATTTAAAAGGTGATTTAATAAGTTGTAAAAATTTATGGAAAATGAATTATCATACAAATAAAGATGCGGTATCTTATAAATATTTACAAGATGCCAAATTAGATGAACAATTTTTAAAAAAATATGCAAGTGCTATTACATTAATTAAAAATAATGATATAGAAGGAGCTAAAGATTTATTAAAGCAATGTGAAAAAACGGATTTTAATCGCATAAATGTATGTAATAATTTAGCTATGTGTTATATTAAATTAGGTAAATATAATAATGCTTTAGAATATTATCAAAAGGCTTTATCTATAGATAAGAATAATGACATGTCTATAAATATAAAAAAGGAATTATATAAAAAGGGTCTAATAAAAAAGCACAAAGGTAAAAAAATATTAATATCGATATTAGTTATTAGCATTTTATCTTCGGCTTCTATATATTTATTTAATAAATTTAATAAACCAAAAAATATTGGTGAAATAAAAAACAATAAAATAACATCAAAAGAAAATAAAAATAATTCCAACATACCTAAAAAAGAAGAAGTAAAAAAAACAGAGACAAAAAAACAAGAAATAAAAAAGGAAGAAAAAATAGATATACAAAATTTAAATAATTATATAGAAAAGAAAAATTACATTCAATTATATAATATATATTCAAATTATAAAAATAAAAATTTGGATGTTAATAGCAAAAGTGCATTAGTAAAAGCAGAAAAACTGTTAAAAGAAGAAGGTATAGAATATTTTTATAATACTGCTATGGTAAATGCTAATAATAAAAAGTATAAAGAGAGTAATGATTTTCTCTTAAAAGCATATAGTTTGGGTAATGTGAATTATTTATACCCACATATAATATATTTATTAGCTACAAATTATGAGACATTAAATAATATAAGTGAAGCTATAAGATATTATGAAATATATGTTAATAGTTTTGTGAAAAGTGATTATGGAGACTTGGTATTGTACAAACTTGCAACATTAAATGAAAAAATAGATGATGTTAAATCTAAGAACTATGCTAAAAAGTTATCACAAATATATCCTCAGTCCATGTACAATAATTCTAATATAAAGAGAATTATAAATAACAATTAA
- the iadA gene encoding beta-aspartyl-peptidase, translated as MITIIKNGYVYSPKFLGKKDILIASSNIEGVYDSLDIPKEFGEVKVIDAKGNMVIPGFIDSHVHLIGGGGEGGFSTRTPEIQLSHIISSGITTVVGCLGTDGICRSMEALLAKAKGLEEEGITTYIYTGSYSIPVNNITGCSKSDIMLIDKVIGVGEIALSDHRSSQPSYEDFVKICAEGRVGGLLANKAGIIHVHIGSGKRGIDYLFKVIKDTEIPASQIIPTHMGRSEDLFNQGIEYMKKGGIIDLTTSSDPNFLEEGEIKASSGLKRILDSGLDIERVHFSSDGQGSLPIFNEKREYAGLGIGSVHSLYREFKDCVVKEKIKIEDALKVVTSNVADYLKLNNKGHIEKEKDADIVILDKENLEILHVICKGKHLVKDGKVLKKGTFEG; from the coding sequence ATGATAACAATTATAAAAAATGGATATGTATATTCCCCTAAATTTTTAGGGAAAAAAGACATTTTAATAGCTTCTAGTAATATAGAAGGGGTATATGATAGTTTAGATATACCAAAGGAATTTGGTGAAGTAAAGGTTATAGATGCTAAGGGAAATATGGTTATACCAGGATTTATAGATTCTCATGTTCATTTAATAGGTGGTGGTGGTGAGGGTGGATTTAGCACTAGAACACCTGAAATACAATTATCACATATAATAAGTTCTGGTATAACTACTGTAGTAGGTTGTTTAGGAACAGATGGTATATGTAGAAGTATGGAAGCTTTGTTAGCTAAAGCCAAAGGATTAGAAGAAGAGGGCATAACCACATACATATACACTGGATCATACAGCATACCAGTTAATAATATCACAGGCTGCTCAAAGTCTGATATTATGCTAATAGATAAGGTTATAGGTGTAGGAGAAATAGCTTTGTCAGATCATAGATCTTCCCAACCTAGTTATGAGGATTTTGTAAAAATTTGCGCAGAGGGAAGAGTAGGCGGATTATTAGCTAATAAGGCTGGAATTATTCATGTTCACATTGGTAGCGGTAAAAGAGGAATAGATTATTTGTTTAAAGTAATAAAAGATACAGAGATACCCGCCTCTCAAATTATACCTACTCATATGGGAAGAAGTGAAGATTTATTTAATCAAGGAATAGAATATATGAAAAAAGGTGGAATTATAGATTTAACAACAAGCTCTGATCCTAATTTTTTAGAAGAAGGAGAAATAAAGGCTAGTTCAGGACTTAAAAGAATATTAGATAGTGGTTTAGATATAGAAAGAGTTCATTTTTCTTCGGATGGACAGGGAAGCTTACCTATATTTAACGAAAAAAGAGAATATGCAGGTTTAGGTATAGGTTCAGTACACTCATTATATAGGGAATTTAAAGATTGTGTTGTAAAAGAAAAAATAAAAATAGAAGATGCTTTGAAAGTAGTTACATCAAATGTAGCAGATTATTTGAAGCTAAATAATAAAGGACATATAGAAAAAGAAAAGGATGCAGATATAGTAATATTAGATAAGGAGAATTTAGAGATATTACATGTTATTTGCAAAGGTAAACACTTAGTTAAAGATGGTAAAGTGTTAAAGAAAGGTACATTTGAAGGATAA
- the trxA gene encoding thioredoxin: MVKEINENVFGEEVLNSEVPVVVDFWATWCGPCKMLAPVVEEISQELGQKVKFVKVNVDENPVISTQYKIASIPTLMTFKAGKAVETLVGFRPKEAIKSAVEKHI, from the coding sequence ATGGTTAAAGAAATAAATGAAAACGTATTTGGTGAAGAAGTATTAAATTCAGAGGTTCCTGTAGTAGTAGATTTTTGGGCAACATGGTGCGGACCTTGTAAAATGCTTGCCCCTGTAGTGGAAGAAATATCTCAAGAATTAGGACAAAAAGTAAAATTTGTTAAAGTTAATGTAGATGAAAATCCAGTTATATCAACACAATATAAAATAGCTAGTATACCAACACTTATGACATTTAAAGCAGGTAAAGCAGTGGAAACATTAGTTGGATTTAGACCAAAAGAAGCTATAAAATCAGCAGTAGAAAAGCATATTTAA
- a CDS encoding NAD(P)/FAD-dependent oxidoreductase: MGKRYDIAIIGSGPAGLEAAINAKIRNKDIIIFGNKELSSKLVKAPKINNYLGFYNVSGNELKDKFIDHIGKMGIEITFERINNVYAMGEYFALMVNEKMYEAKTVILSTGVEYGKALKGEEELLGKGVGYCATCDAPLYKNKTVAIIGYNKEAEEEANFVSELASKLYYIPMYKSDYELSEKVEIINDKPIEILGEQHVEKLLLKDSQIKADGIFVLKDSVSPSQLVPGLEMEDEHIKVDRKMQTNISGCFAAGDCTGKPYQYIKSAGEGQIAALSAVSYLDKINS, from the coding sequence ATGGGGAAAAGATATGATATAGCTATAATAGGTAGTGGGCCCGCAGGGTTGGAAGCAGCCATAAATGCTAAAATAAGAAATAAGGATATAATAATATTTGGTAATAAGGAGTTAAGTTCAAAACTTGTAAAAGCTCCTAAAATAAATAATTATCTTGGTTTTTATAATGTTTCAGGTAATGAATTAAAAGATAAGTTTATAGATCATATAGGTAAAATGGGAATAGAAATAACTTTTGAGAGAATAAATAATGTTTATGCTATGGGAGAATATTTTGCTCTAATGGTCAATGAAAAAATGTATGAAGCTAAAACAGTTATATTATCTACTGGAGTAGAGTATGGCAAAGCATTAAAGGGTGAAGAGGAATTGTTAGGCAAAGGTGTAGGATATTGTGCTACTTGTGATGCACCACTTTATAAAAATAAAACAGTTGCTATAATAGGATATAATAAAGAAGCTGAGGAAGAAGCTAATTTTGTAAGTGAATTAGCCTCAAAACTTTATTATATTCCTATGTATAAATCAGATTATGAATTAAGTGAAAAAGTAGAAATTATTAATGATAAACCTATAGAAATATTAGGAGAACAACATGTAGAAAAATTACTTCTTAAAGATTCGCAAATAAAAGCAGATGGTATTTTTGTTTTAAAAGATAGTGTATCTCCTTCACAATTAGTACCAGGTTTAGAAATGGAAGATGAACATATAAAGGTTGATAGAAAAATGCAAACTAATATATCAGGATGCTTTGCTGCGGGGGATTGCACTGGAAAACCATATCAATATATAAAGTCTGCAGGAGAAGGCCAAATTGCAGCATTAAGTGCGGTTTCTTATTTAGATAAAATTAATTCATAG
- a CDS encoding cell wall hydrolase, with amino-acid sequence MKKYFLLNVIIVLTIITFSSSWNKSIAAFSYTHNSNIDNSEDVQVINYTNKKIYLTKDDIYLMAQVVQAESESEPFEGKIAVASVILNRTVTPGFPKTVDSVIKQKNAFSCLNKNGSISKIPDKTSFKAVEQALKGKDPTNNALYFYNPKISTCNWMNNVSKNNKKIIGNHVFFKTN; translated from the coding sequence ATGAAAAAATATTTTTTATTGAATGTAATTATAGTTTTAACTATAATTACTTTTAGTTCATCTTGGAATAAATCCATAGCTGCTTTTTCTTATACGCATAATTCCAATATTGATAACTCTGAAGATGTTCAGGTTATAAACTATACAAATAAAAAAATATATCTTACAAAAGATGATATATACTTAATGGCTCAAGTAGTTCAAGCTGAAAGTGAATCTGAACCTTTTGAAGGTAAAATAGCAGTAGCTTCTGTGATTTTAAACAGAACTGTAACACCTGGTTTTCCTAAAACTGTAGATAGTGTTATAAAACAAAAAAATGCCTTTTCTTGTTTAAATAAAAATGGATCAATATCCAAAATACCAGACAAAACAAGTTTTAAAGCAGTAGAACAGGCTTTAAAAGGAAAAGATCCTACAAATAACGCTCTTTATTTTTATAACCCTAAAATATCGACCTGTAATTGGATGAACAATGTGTCTAAAAATAATAAAAAAATAATAGGTAATCATGTATTTTTTAAAACTAATTAA